A window of Calditrichota bacterium genomic DNA:
TGGCACTCATACCGAATGCGTCGGTCACATTGTGGATGACGATGTGCGGATTACCGACATTCTAACCGACATCCTGATACCCGCCCGGTTGATAACGCTTGTTCCTGCACCGGGCAGCACCTTAAGGGAGACCTATCGTCCAGCACCAAGACCGGACGATCTTCTGATCACGAGGTCGCTGCTGGAAGAAGCATTGCAGGAGATGCTTGAGCCCGATGCCGGGCTGGTGATCCGGACACTGCCCAACGAGGCGTCGAAACTCCGGCGGGACTATGCCGGACAAGCCGCACCTTATTTCACCATAGAGGCGATAGACCGGATCATCGAGTGGGGCGTCCGGCATCTGTTAGTTGACTTCCCAAGCCTCGACCGCACAGATGACGAAGGCCTCCTGACCGCGCATCACCGCTTTTGGGGGATCCCGGAGGGCATGCACAAGTTAGGTGGTCGCCCCCCCTCGCATCGAACCGTTACTGAATTGATCTATATGCCCGACGAAGTTCCCGACGGGCGATACTTGCTGAACTTGCAGATTGCACCCTTTGCCCGTGATGCAGCCCCTTCGCGGCCGCTGCTGATGCCAATTTCGGAACTCGCGGCGCTTTCTGCGTCGCTTCGAGAATCCGGGGCAGCAGAGTGATCAGCCCGTCGGTTCGCGAGATCGAGGAGCGAGCTGCGATGCTCGACGCCGCTGACGCGCTCGCGGCATTCCGGCAGGAGTTCCACATACCCCGCGGCACATCGGGCCGGGATGTCGCTTACTTCTGCGGCAATTCGCTCGGACTGATGCCGAAAGCGGCACAGGCGGCAGTCGAAGAGGTTCTGACCGACTGGCGCGACCTGGCCGTCCGGGCGCACTTCGAAGCGCAGCATCCCTGGATGCCTTATCACGAAGAGGCAACCGGGTCGCTTGCACGGGTAGTTGGCGCGCTGCCGGTCGAAGTCGTCGCTATGAACTCGCTTACGACGAACCTGCATCTCCTGATGACCTCGTTCTACCGGCCCGACGGACGGCGCCGCAAGGTGCTAATCGAAGGCGATGCGTTTCCTTCCGACCGGTATGCTGTTGCGTCACAGGTGACAATGCGCGGCGGCGATCCGGAGCGGGACATCATACGGGTGGCTCCCCGACCCGGTGAAGCGACGATCCGCGACGACGATCTGTTCGCGGCCATTGTGGCGGCCGGCAACGAGTTGGCGCTGGTGATGCTGAGCGGCGTTCATTATCTGACCGGGCAAGCCTTCCCGATGGCAGCGGTCGTCAGCGAAGCGCACCGCGCCGGAGCGGTCGCGGGATTCGACCTCGCTCACGCCGCCGGGAATCTCGACCTGCGACTGCACGATTGGGACGTCGATTTCGCCGTCTGGTGCAACTACAAGTATCTTAATGCCGGGCCCGGCGCCATCGGCGGCGCGTTCGTCCACGAGCGGCACAGCCATGCCGAAATGCCGCGCTTTGCCGGTTGGTGGGGGCACGACAAGGCAACGCGATTCCAGATGCCCGACCGGTTCGATCCACTGGCCGGCGCCGAGGGCTGGCAACTTTCGAATCCGCCAATCCTTATGTTGGCGGCGCTGCGAGCCTCGCTGGACCTCTTCGACCGGGCCGGTATGGAGCGCATAAGGACGAAGAGCGTCGCCTTGACGAGGGAACTTGAAGTGTTGCTTGAGAAGAGCGGCATTCGGGCCCTGTCGGTCATTACGCCGCATGAGCCGGAGCGCCGGGGGGCTCAGTTATCTCTCAGGCTGCCGGGAGGCCGCGACGTCTTCGAGCGCCTTGCGGCGGCCGACATCATTTGCGACTGGCGCGAACCGGACATAATCCGCGTCGCTCCGGTTCCGCTTTATAACAGTTTCGCCGACGTTCATCGCTTTGTGGATCAACTTAGGGCGGCAGTCCGATGAGCGAACGAATAGTGCACATCGTCGGAGCCGGACCGGTCGGGCTCGTAACCGCTATATTCTTCGCGGTGCGAGGCTTTCGCGTCGTGGTGCATGAACGGCGCCCCGATCCGCTTGCCGGAGGCATTCCGGAAGGCCGTTCGATCAATCTCGCGCTCTCGCGGCGCGGTCTCGAGACGCTGGCTCGCGCGGGACTCGACAAAGCAATCCTTGAGATCGCCACGCCGATGCGGGGCCGATTGATGCACAATCTGACGGGCGACCTCACCTTTCAGCCTTATGGCCGGGACTTAGGCGAGTCGATTCACGCCGTTTCGCGCGGCGAACTGAATCGGATGATCCTGAGCGCAGCCCTTAAGCACTCCCGGGTCGAGGTGCGGTTCGGTGAAAGGTGCGTTGAGGCTTCGCCGGAAGGCCTTCTCACGCTGGCAGGTCCCGACGGACAGGAGACGGTCGTCGATGCGGATGTTGTCATCGGCTGCGATGGATCGGGATCGGTCGTGCGTCGGGCGATAAGTTCGCTGCCGAATGCGGTTGTCCGGCAGGAGTTCATCGACTATGACTACAAGGAACTGACCATCCCCGCCGGACCCGACGGGTCGTATCAGATGGAGAAGAACGCTCTTCACATCTGGCCGCGCGGACGGTTTATGCTGATTGCGCTGCCCAACGCCGAGGGCAGTTTCACCTGCACTCTCTTCCTGGCTCAACAGGGCGACCCGGGCTTCAGCAGTCTGACCACGACGGCTACCGTGGCGAAGTTCTTTCGGACTTACTTTCCCGACACGGTCGAGTTGATTCCCAATCTGGAGGGCGCCTTTCTCGCCGGGCCGAACGGGTCGCTGCCCAAGATCGACTGTTGGCCGTGGCACATCGGTGACCGGCTGCTTCTACTCGGCGATGCAGCTCATGGGATCGTCCCGTTCCTGGGGCAGGGGCTTAACTGCGCGCTCGAAAGCGTGGCTCTCCTTTTCGATATACTCGACCGCTCCGGGGATGACTGGGCCGGAGCATTCGACCGCTTTGCGCGCGAGCGCAAGGTTGACACCGACGCCATATCGGTGATGGCGATCGAGAATTTCGTTGAGATGCGCGACCGGGTAGCCGATCCGGGATTCTTGCTGCAAAAGCAGGTCGAGCACGAACTGGAAAGGCGCTTCCCGCATCTCTTTCGCAGCCGTTACGGGCAGATTCAGTTCACGCGGGTGCGTTATCGCGACGCCCTCGAACAGGGCCTTCGCAACGACTGGTTCCTCGGCCGGTTGGTCGGCGATTCCCGAGGAATGGATCAAATAGACTGGGACGAGGCGAAACGACAATTGGAGACCGGTTTTTGAGACGCTTTAGGGTTCTATCGTGCATCCAGCCGACCGGCGATATGCACATCGGCAATTATTTCGGTGCAGTGGCGAACTGGGTGCGTCTGCAGGACGAGCACGAGTGTATCTACGGTGTCGTCGATCTGCACGCTATGACGATGCCGTTCGACCCACAGATGCTGCGTGCTCAGACCCGCCAGATGGCGCTCGACCTGCTCGCCTGCGGGATCGACCCGGAGCGGGTGATCCTGTTCATTCAGTCGCTGGTGCCGGAGCATACCGAACTCTACTGGATCTTCAACTGCCTTACGCCGATGGGCGACCTCTCGCGGATGACCCAGTTCAAGGAGAAGTCTGATCAACTTGAGGAACAGGGCGGAGCGTTCATCTCGGCGGGTCTGTTCGGCTATCCGGTGCTGCAGGCGGCGGACATCACTATCTACCGCGCCGAGCGCGTTCCGGTAGGCCGCGATCAGGAACAGCATCTCGAACTGGCGCGCGAGATCGTCCGCCGGTTCAACGGCACTTTCGGGGAATACTTCCCCGAGCCGGGGCCGCTGCTTACCGAGAGTCCAAAGGTCATGTCGCTCGCCGATCCGGTGAGGAAGATGTCGAAGAGCCTCGGCGACCGGCACTATATCGGCATCTTCGAGAGCGAGGATCAGGTCCGGCGGAAGGTGAAGAGCGCAGTTACCGATGTGGGCGGGGTGGTCGGCGCCGAGCCGGGACCGGGGGTTGCCAACATGCTGCAAATTCTCCGGTCGTGTGGCAAGGACAATCACGCCGCCGAACTGCGTCGCGATCACGATGCCGGCACCTTGAAATATGTCCACCTCAAGAGTGCAGTGGCGGAGGCGCTGGTCGAACTAACCTCCGCTCTGATCGCCCGTCGGGAGGCCTTGGCGGCACATCCGGATAGAGTCGAGGAGATCGTCCAGGAAGGCTCGAAGAAGGCGCGGGCGATAGCCCGTGAGACGCTGGATAGAGTGCGCGACCTGACCGGTCTTCCGCCGGGACACGCTTGACCGGTCGGGACGAAAATTGGAGCGATTATTCGCTCGACCCGGAAGTGCGCAGCGACCGGAACCGCGCCTGGTACACCGGCGGGCGCGATGTCAATTCCGACGGGCGACTCACCTACGGGAGTTACCTCAACCTGCCTCGCCTTCTGTCAGCCCAAACGCCCGGCACCCGCATCCCCGACGAGCGGGTCTTCATCATCACTCACCAGATCTGCGAACTGGCGTTCAAGCAAATGCGGTTCGATCTCGATGTGATCGGGCGGACGGTGAAGGAGGCTCAAGGCTCAGCGCTCAAGGCTCAAGGCTTAAGGCTCAAGGCGGAAGCGGACGAAGCCTTTTGGAAGCCCGCTCTGACAGCCGCCGGGAGGCTGCATCATACTGCGTCGAGAGTTCTTCCGTCTGCAATCGGATACCTTGCCTATCAGCGCGATCCGACCTTCGACTCGGGGGAATTCGGGTTCTTCCGGGAGAAGTTGATCCCGGCTTCGGGATTTCAAAGCGTGCAGTTCCGGGCTATTCAAGCCGCGCTCGGCAAGCGCCATCTGCTCGATCTCAACATCTATCCGGCCGCATTCTATCGTAAGCATTATAATGATAATGCTGTTATCAATGACGGGATAGCGATTTCGCCGTCAAATGAAATGATCGTGCGGGAGGGGATCCCGTTTGGTGAGCCGGTCGATGATCTCGTGCAGACCTTACTGGCAAGTTTGGGTCAGGAGAGGGAGTCGAAAGTCCGGTTTCTGGCAAGGGAAGACTTCGCCGTTGTTCAGGAGAGCCTTTGGCAGGGGGTCAAGGCTTTGCGCAAGTCGGCGGTGCTGCGGGAGGCGATGGGCGATGAGTCGCGTCTGGGGGGGCTTATCCACGCATTTGAAGTCTCTCTGCCGCGGGTGATCGAGGCGGAGAACCTCAGGCGTGCAAAGTTCGCCGGTGCCGCTGCGGGCTTCCAGAGGCTGTTGTCGGATTTTGCGAGGCATCCGGTGGAGCGGATTGTGAGGTTGCTGGCATCGACCGACCGCGCTCTGCACGGGCCGGAGCCGCGAAGTTTCCTGAGCCAACACCAGCGGTTTGTGGCGCGGCGCATTCGGGAGGTGAATTATTACGCTTCCGTCAACAAGCGTCCCCGCCAGACGCCCGGCACCGGCGGCGGCGGCGTCCCTTACCTCGACCTGATGCACCGCCGCCTGCTGCCGCTCTTTCCGGCTCTCGTTTCGCTGGGCCGCCCCTGAAAGGTCTCGCACGCAGGCGTAAGAACATAAAGAACAATTTGTGAACAGCAATACAATGAACTCACCGGTCAGTTATCGCCCGCCGCCCGTTACCGGCCATAACGGCGACTACGTCCTCGACCTTCACGCACAGTGGCAGGCCGATCCGGCGTCGCTTCCCGAGTCGTGGCAGATGTTTTTCCGCGGGTTTGAGATGGCGATGTGCCCGCGGGCCTGCATAGCGTCGCAGCGGGCGCATCTACAGTCGCAGGTCGCAAGCCTGATCTATGCCTACCGCAGCAACGGTCACCTGGCAGCGCACCTCGATCCGCTTTCGGAGCGCTTCCCGGTAGAGACGATTCACGACCTTAACTACCGTACTTATGGCTTCAGCGAAAGCGACCTGAACGAGGTCTTCGACACCGGTCACCTGAGCGGCCCTGCAAGGGCGCGACTCGGCGATCTAATTTCTA
This region includes:
- a CDS encoding cyclase family protein; this encodes MAEHRQRCDGSSSLIDLLIAVPRYHDISIPLRFDEWQPVAFGAPQASVGPLRLSGWIGDTREGGSCNVDQVSLVPHCNGTHTECVGHIVDDDVRITDILTDILIPARLITLVPAPGSTLRETYRPAPRPDDLLITRSLLEEALQEMLEPDAGLVIRTLPNEASKLRRDYAGQAAPYFTIEAIDRIIEWGVRHLLVDFPSLDRTDDEGLLTAHHRFWGIPEGMHKLGGRPPSHRTVTELIYMPDEVPDGRYLLNLQIAPFARDAAPSRPLLMPISELAALSASLRESGAAE
- the kynU gene encoding kynureninase, with the protein product MLDAADALAAFRQEFHIPRGTSGRDVAYFCGNSLGLMPKAAQAAVEEVLTDWRDLAVRAHFEAQHPWMPYHEEATGSLARVVGALPVEVVAMNSLTTNLHLLMTSFYRPDGRRRKVLIEGDAFPSDRYAVASQVTMRGGDPERDIIRVAPRPGEATIRDDDLFAAIVAAGNELALVMLSGVHYLTGQAFPMAAVVSEAHRAGAVAGFDLAHAAGNLDLRLHDWDVDFAVWCNYKYLNAGPGAIGGAFVHERHSHAEMPRFAGWWGHDKATRFQMPDRFDPLAGAEGWQLSNPPILMLAALRASLDLFDRAGMERIRTKSVALTRELEVLLEKSGIRALSVITPHEPERRGAQLSLRLPGGRDVFERLAAADIICDWREPDIIRVAPVPLYNSFADVHRFVDQLRAAVR
- a CDS encoding FAD-dependent monooxygenase, whose product is MSERIVHIVGAGPVGLVTAIFFAVRGFRVVVHERRPDPLAGGIPEGRSINLALSRRGLETLARAGLDKAILEIATPMRGRLMHNLTGDLTFQPYGRDLGESIHAVSRGELNRMILSAALKHSRVEVRFGERCVEASPEGLLTLAGPDGQETVVDADVVIGCDGSGSVVRRAISSLPNAVVRQEFIDYDYKELTIPAGPDGSYQMEKNALHIWPRGRFMLIALPNAEGSFTCTLFLAQQGDPGFSSLTTTATVAKFFRTYFPDTVELIPNLEGAFLAGPNGSLPKIDCWPWHIGDRLLLLGDAAHGIVPFLGQGLNCALESVALLFDILDRSGDDWAGAFDRFARERKVDTDAISVMAIENFVEMRDRVADPGFLLQKQVEHELERRFPHLFRSRYGQIQFTRVRYRDALEQGLRNDWFLGRLVGDSRGMDQIDWDEAKRQLETGF
- the trpS gene encoding tryptophan--tRNA ligase; the encoded protein is MHIGNYFGAVANWVRLQDEHECIYGVVDLHAMTMPFDPQMLRAQTRQMALDLLACGIDPERVILFIQSLVPEHTELYWIFNCLTPMGDLSRMTQFKEKSDQLEEQGGAFISAGLFGYPVLQAADITIYRAERVPVGRDQEQHLELAREIVRRFNGTFGEYFPEPGPLLTESPKVMSLADPVRKMSKSLGDRHYIGIFESEDQVRRKVKSAVTDVGGVVGAEPGPGVANMLQILRSCGKDNHAAELRRDHDAGTLKYVHLKSAVAEALVELTSALIARREALAAHPDRVEEIVQEGSKKARAIARETLDRVRDLTGLPPGHA